In a single window of the Streptomyces sp. HUAS ZL42 genome:
- a CDS encoding ATP-binding cassette domain-containing protein yields MKTNGTGTHGAILADTVPANGDGAIVELRNAGKSYGNIRALHGVSLKVFPSQVTCVLGDNGAGKSTLIKIISGLHQHTEGEFLVDDTPVRFATPREALDKGIATVYQDLATVPLMPVWRNFFLGSEMTKGPWPVRRLDIEKMKKTADHELREMGIVLDDLEQPIGTLSGGQRQCVAIARAVYFGARVLILDEPTAALGVKQSGVVLKYIAAARDRGLGVIFITHNPHHAYMVGDHFSVLRLGTMELSAERSDISLEELTNHMAGGTELAALKHELSQVRGVDVEELPEEEDLTGPVATAGEAAS; encoded by the coding sequence ATGAAAACCAACGGAACCGGAACCCACGGCGCGATCCTCGCGGACACCGTCCCGGCCAACGGCGACGGGGCGATCGTCGAACTGCGCAACGCGGGCAAGTCGTACGGCAACATCCGTGCCCTGCACGGGGTGAGCCTGAAGGTGTTCCCCAGTCAGGTCACCTGTGTGCTGGGCGACAACGGCGCCGGCAAGTCCACCCTCATCAAGATCATCTCCGGGCTGCACCAGCACACCGAGGGCGAGTTCCTCGTCGACGACACCCCGGTACGCTTCGCCACCCCCCGCGAGGCCCTCGACAAGGGCATCGCCACCGTCTACCAGGACCTGGCCACCGTGCCGCTGATGCCGGTGTGGCGCAACTTCTTCCTCGGCTCCGAGATGACCAAGGGCCCCTGGCCCGTCCGCCGCCTCGACATCGAGAAGATGAAGAAGACCGCCGACCACGAGCTGCGCGAGATGGGCATCGTCCTCGACGACCTCGAACAGCCCATCGGCACCCTCTCCGGCGGCCAGCGCCAGTGCGTGGCCATCGCCCGCGCCGTCTACTTCGGCGCCCGCGTGCTCATCCTGGACGAGCCCACCGCCGCCCTGGGCGTGAAGCAGTCCGGGGTGGTGCTGAAGTACATCGCCGCCGCCCGCGACCGCGGCCTCGGCGTCATCTTCATCACCCACAACCCCCACCACGCCTACATGGTCGGCGACCACTTCAGCGTCCTGCGCCTGGGCACCATGGAACTCTCCGCCGAGCGCAGCGACATCAGCCTGGAGGAGCTGACCAACCACATGGCCGGCGGCACCGAACTCGCCGCACTCAAGCACGAGTTGTCGCAGGTCCGCGGCGTCGACGTCGAAGAACTCCCCGAAGAGGAGGACCTCACCGGACCCGTCGCGACTGCTGGCGAAGCGGCCTCCTGA
- a CDS encoding aldolase, with the protein MLSDNVSRIVGARVKDPGAVATAAARRVRATSLLGEHGKAMIIAADHPARGANGVGGDPNAMADRFELLDRLCIALERPGVTGVLATADILEDLLLLGVLHGKSVFGSMNRAGLAGSVFEIDDRFTGYDAETIAAMGFDGGKMLTRIALADPATPSLLENTARAIDELNDRHLVAMVEPFISVWQDGRIRNDLATDAVVKSISIASGLGRRSAYTWLKLPVVADMERVLASSTLPALLLGGEVTDPEAAFASWGKALKQPTAQGLVVGRSLLYPSNGDVAGAVDKAVSLL; encoded by the coding sequence GTGCTGTCCGACAACGTGAGCCGCATCGTGGGCGCCCGGGTCAAGGATCCCGGGGCTGTCGCCACGGCGGCCGCCCGACGTGTCAGAGCCACGTCGCTGCTCGGTGAGCACGGCAAGGCGATGATCATCGCTGCCGACCACCCGGCGCGAGGCGCCAACGGTGTCGGCGGCGACCCCAACGCCATGGCCGACCGCTTCGAGCTCCTCGACCGTCTGTGCATCGCCCTGGAGCGGCCGGGGGTGACCGGTGTACTTGCCACGGCCGACATCCTGGAGGACCTGCTGCTGCTCGGGGTCCTGCACGGCAAGAGCGTCTTCGGCTCGATGAACCGGGCCGGGCTTGCGGGGTCGGTCTTCGAGATCGACGACCGCTTCACCGGCTACGACGCCGAGACGATCGCCGCAATGGGCTTCGACGGCGGCAAGATGCTCACCCGCATCGCCCTCGCCGATCCGGCGACCCCATCCCTCCTGGAGAACACCGCCCGCGCCATCGACGAACTGAATGACCGTCACCTCGTTGCGATGGTCGAACCGTTCATCTCGGTGTGGCAGGACGGGAGGATCCGCAACGACCTCGCCACCGATGCGGTCGTCAAGTCGATCAGCATCGCCTCGGGGCTGGGCCGGCGTAGCGCCTACACCTGGCTGAAGCTGCCGGTCGTGGCCGACATGGAGCGCGTGCTGGCCTCCTCGACCCTGCCGGCGCTGCTGCTGGGCGGTGAGGTCACCGATCCGGAGGCCGCGTTCGCCTCCTGGGGCAAGGCACTCAAGCAGCCCACCGCGCAGGGCCTGGTCGTGGGCCGCTCCCTGCTCTACCCGTCCAACGGCGACGTCGCCGGGGCGGTGGACAAGGCGGTGAGTCTGCTGTGA
- the iolB gene encoding 5-deoxy-glucuronate isomerase, with the protein MSSKYHLPKGTSADGPYDAVVTPESAGWGYSGLRILTLKPGQAHTLSTGDAEFLVLPLTGSCTVTTDGSVFELQGRSSVFASVTDFAYLPRESEAVISSAQGGRFALPSARTGRSSLSAPGALPSARTERGSLSARYGPQEGVPVELRGAGACSRQVNNYCLPGTFEAEQLLVCEVLTPGGNWSSYPPHKHDEARPGIESELEEIYYFEVAGGEGGFGYQRVYGTQDRPIDVLAEVRSGDTVLIPHGWHGPSIAAPGHDLYYLNVMAGPGQERAWLICDDPAHGWVRTTWESQDVDDRLPFGENR; encoded by the coding sequence GTGAGCAGCAAGTACCACCTGCCGAAGGGAACGTCGGCCGATGGACCGTACGACGCCGTGGTCACGCCGGAGTCGGCGGGCTGGGGATACTCCGGGCTCAGGATCCTGACCCTCAAGCCCGGTCAGGCGCACACCCTGTCCACCGGTGACGCGGAGTTCCTGGTCCTGCCGCTGACGGGCTCGTGCACCGTCACCACGGACGGCAGCGTCTTCGAACTCCAGGGCCGCAGCAGTGTGTTCGCTTCGGTCACCGACTTCGCGTACCTCCCCCGCGAGTCGGAGGCCGTCATCAGCAGCGCGCAGGGAGGACGGTTCGCGCTGCCGTCCGCCCGCACCGGGCGGAGCTCACTCTCCGCCCCGGGCGCGCTGCCCTCGGCCCGTACCGAGCGGGGCTCACTCTCCGCCCGGTACGGGCCCCAAGAGGGCGTGCCCGTAGAACTGCGCGGCGCAGGGGCCTGTTCCCGGCAGGTCAACAACTACTGCCTGCCCGGCACGTTCGAGGCGGAGCAGCTGCTGGTGTGCGAGGTCCTCACGCCCGGCGGCAACTGGTCCTCCTACCCGCCGCACAAGCACGACGAAGCCCGACCGGGAATCGAGTCGGAGCTTGAGGAGATCTACTACTTCGAGGTCGCAGGCGGCGAGGGCGGCTTCGGCTATCAGCGGGTCTACGGCACCCAGGACCGGCCGATCGATGTGCTCGCCGAGGTCCGCTCCGGCGACACCGTCCTGATCCCGCACGGCTGGCACGGCCCGTCCATCGCCGCGCCCGGCCACGACCTGTACTACCTCAACGTCATGGCCGGCCCCGGCCAGGAACGCGCCTGGCTGATCTGCGACGACCCCGCCCACGGCTGGGTGCGGACGACCTGGGAGTCCCAGGACGTCGACGACCGGCTTCCGTTCGGAGAGAACCGTTGA
- the iolC gene encoding 5-dehydro-2-deoxygluconokinase, which produces MPIEVLTMGRVGVDVYPLQTGVGLAEVTSFGKYLGGSPTNVAVAAARYGHASAVITKTGRDPFGDFVRTALESYGVDSRFVGRSDIAPTPVTFCEIFPPDDFPLYFYRLPKAPDLDIRIEELDLAAVRDAAVFWVTGTGLSEEPSRSATLAALEHRAKTAPTVFDLDWRPMFWTDPAQARALYGQALRHTTVAVGNLDECEVATGEREPYAAAKALLAAGVELAVVKQGPRGVLAMDRDGSPAEIPPVPVDVVNGLGAGDAFGGALCHGLLSGWDTRRTVSFANAAGAIVAGRLACSEAMPTEAEVETKLREASLATTEGKA; this is translated from the coding sequence ATGCCGATTGAAGTGCTGACCATGGGCCGCGTGGGAGTGGACGTGTATCCGCTCCAGACGGGCGTGGGGCTGGCGGAGGTCACGTCGTTCGGCAAGTACCTCGGCGGCAGCCCGACGAACGTGGCCGTGGCCGCCGCCCGCTACGGCCACGCGTCCGCCGTGATCACCAAGACGGGCCGCGACCCCTTCGGGGACTTCGTGCGCACGGCCCTGGAAAGCTACGGCGTCGACAGCCGTTTCGTGGGTAGGTCGGACATCGCGCCGACCCCTGTGACGTTCTGCGAGATCTTCCCGCCGGACGACTTCCCGCTGTACTTCTACCGGCTGCCCAAGGCCCCCGACCTCGACATCCGTATTGAGGAACTGGACCTGGCCGCGGTGCGCGACGCGGCGGTGTTCTGGGTCACCGGGACCGGCCTGAGCGAGGAGCCGAGCCGTTCGGCGACGCTGGCGGCACTGGAGCACCGGGCCAAGACGGCACCGACGGTGTTCGACCTGGACTGGCGGCCGATGTTCTGGACCGACCCGGCCCAGGCGCGAGCCCTGTACGGGCAGGCGCTGCGGCACACCACGGTCGCGGTGGGCAATCTCGACGAGTGCGAGGTGGCCACCGGGGAGCGCGAGCCGTACGCGGCCGCGAAGGCGCTGCTGGCCGCGGGTGTGGAACTGGCGGTGGTCAAGCAGGGGCCCAGGGGCGTGCTGGCGATGGACCGGGACGGCTCGCCCGCCGAGATCCCGCCGGTGCCGGTGGACGTGGTCAACGGGCTGGGTGCCGGGGACGCGTTCGGCGGGGCGCTGTGTCATGGGCTGCTGTCGGGCTGGGACACCCGTCGCACAGTGTCCTTCGCCAACGCCGCCGGCGCGATCGTCGCGGGCCGGCTGGCCTGCTCCGAGGCCATGCCGACCGAGGCCGAGGTCGAGACCAAGCTGCGCGAGGCATCCCTCGCGACGACTGAAGGAAAGGCGTGA
- a CDS encoding ABC transporter permease → MSMTQHAEPAVTTPPAPGPKETDGRTAQRPLALRLLARPEVGVFLGAVAVYVFFLVAAPPVRDGSSMANVLYQSSTIGIMALPVALLMIGGEFDLSAGVAVITSALTASMLAYQLSMNVWAGVIIALLVSLGVGFFNGWMVVKTGLPSFLVTLGTFLILQGVNLAVTKLVTGNVATDDISDMDGFDGARKVFASTFEIGGVNVKITVVYWLVFAAIATWVLLRTKYGNWVFSVGGNKESARAVGVPVTFTKISLFMLVGFGAWFIGMHNLFSFNTVQSGEGVGQELIYISAAVIGGCLLTGGAGSAIGPVFGAFMFGMVQQGIVYAGWNPDWFKAFLGVMLLGAVLINLWVSRTATRR, encoded by the coding sequence ATGAGTATGACCCAGCACGCCGAGCCGGCGGTGACCACACCGCCGGCCCCCGGCCCCAAGGAAACCGACGGGCGCACCGCGCAACGCCCTCTGGCGTTGCGGTTGTTGGCTCGCCCCGAAGTGGGTGTGTTCCTCGGTGCCGTCGCGGTGTACGTCTTCTTCCTGGTCGCCGCCCCGCCGGTGCGTGACGGCAGCTCGATGGCGAACGTGCTGTACCAGTCGTCGACCATCGGGATCATGGCCCTGCCGGTGGCCCTGTTGATGATCGGCGGGGAGTTCGACCTGTCGGCCGGCGTCGCGGTCATCACCTCGGCTTTGACGGCGAGCATGCTCGCCTATCAGCTCAGCATGAACGTGTGGGCAGGCGTGATCATCGCACTCCTGGTCTCCCTGGGGGTCGGCTTCTTCAACGGCTGGATGGTGGTCAAGACCGGCCTGCCCAGCTTCCTGGTCACCCTGGGCACCTTCCTGATCCTGCAGGGCGTCAACCTCGCGGTGACCAAGCTGGTGACCGGGAACGTGGCCACCGACGACATCAGCGACATGGACGGCTTCGACGGGGCCAGGAAGGTCTTCGCCTCCACCTTCGAAATCGGCGGCGTGAATGTGAAGATCACGGTGGTGTACTGGCTGGTGTTCGCCGCCATCGCCACCTGGGTGCTGCTGCGCACCAAGTACGGCAACTGGGTGTTCTCGGTGGGCGGGAACAAGGAGAGCGCACGGGCGGTCGGCGTGCCCGTGACCTTCACCAAGATCTCGCTGTTCATGCTGGTCGGCTTCGGCGCCTGGTTCATCGGCATGCACAACCTGTTCTCCTTCAACACCGTGCAGTCCGGTGAGGGCGTGGGCCAGGAGCTGATCTACATCTCCGCGGCCGTCATCGGCGGCTGTCTGCTGACCGGTGGTGCCGGCTCCGCGATCGGTCCGGTCTTCGGCGCGTTCATGTTCGGCATGGTGCAGCAGGGCATCGTCTACGCCGGCTGGAACCCGGACTGGTTCAAGGCCTTCCTCGGCGTGATGCTGCTCGGCGCCGTCCTGATCAATCTGTGGGTCAGCCGCACGGCGACCCGGAGGTGA
- a CDS encoding sugar phosphate isomerase/epimerase family protein yields MKIALDPYMIRNVPLLELPSVVAELGYEWIELSPREDFIPFFRHPRVDDTTVRKFRKALDAAGVGISSLLPLFRWSGPDEDARQAAVRYWKRSIQIAADLGVDSMISEFNGRPEESDRSEAQFWKSLEELLPVFEREGIKLALEPHPDDFIENGYDAINLIRGINHPNVTFLYCAPHTFHIGNDAPGIIKYAGDLLTHVHLADAFDHTASSGNRYILNPPGTPARIHQHLDIGQGEVDFDELFRELRANGFDGTLTACVFAWEERAKESSLFMRDKINEYHADWA; encoded by the coding sequence GTGAAGATCGCTCTCGACCCTTACATGATCCGCAATGTCCCGTTGCTCGAACTTCCCTCCGTGGTGGCGGAGTTGGGCTACGAGTGGATCGAGCTGTCCCCCCGGGAGGACTTCATCCCGTTCTTCCGCCACCCCCGCGTCGACGACACCACCGTCCGCAAGTTCCGCAAGGCACTGGACGCAGCCGGCGTCGGCATCTCCTCCCTGCTGCCGCTGTTTCGCTGGTCCGGCCCGGACGAGGACGCCCGCCAGGCCGCCGTACGGTACTGGAAGCGGTCGATACAGATCGCCGCCGACCTCGGCGTGGACAGCATGATCTCCGAGTTCAACGGGCGGCCGGAAGAATCCGACCGCAGCGAGGCGCAGTTCTGGAAGTCCCTGGAGGAGCTGCTGCCGGTGTTCGAGCGGGAGGGCATCAAGCTCGCCCTGGAACCGCACCCGGACGACTTCATCGAAAACGGCTACGACGCGATCAACCTGATCCGGGGCATCAACCACCCCAACGTCACGTTCCTCTACTGCGCCCCGCACACCTTCCACATCGGCAACGACGCCCCCGGCATCATCAAGTACGCGGGTGACCTGCTCACCCACGTCCACCTGGCCGACGCGTTCGACCACACGGCGTCCTCGGGCAACCGCTACATCCTCAACCCGCCCGGCACGCCTGCCCGCATCCACCAGCACCTGGACATCGGGCAGGGCGAGGTCGACTTCGACGAACTCTTCCGCGAACTCCGGGCGAACGGCTTCGACGGCACCCTCACCGCCTGCGTCTTCGCCTGGGAAGAACGCGCCAAAGAATCCTCCCTCTTCATGCGCGACAAGATCAACGAATACCACGCCGACTGGGCCTGA